Proteins from one Chloroherpetonaceae bacterium genomic window:
- a CDS encoding methylmalonyl-CoA mutase family protein has product MSHSTLNEYPFFPQINKNDFYDLVAKELKRASGNDALKTLLWETEQSISFEPYFNSSNKLSPEFQTLLKATSFPSQWNSVLIIDLLRTTDEHLSHIVSTAKDLGCSEIILKHFSDQRPNVSKTLNPNFLYGNELKVSHLFSPIQLQGFSLEPSPIFNIKTHHFYPFITLESDVKSCFELQNAHVINPWISSMELVKMGASVSDELASILFLCKEVFTHLIENPLRSTIQNFSPRFEVFASGSLYLDILKLRALRILLTLLNQSIQSQSQEKPNTFHIHFSIPEHLVSIFDAHNNVLRSTVACFAGILGGADTIFLPSYDTKLSNKTESSLRLSLLIHQLLRHESLLGLVNDAARGSYFFDTATEQFAEVTWKKFLLIEAEGGLSRSLLEGSFGNDLREYAKKRNVQFQQRKRALVGISKYADSHEDPTPREDLMKSNKEDFNPSFEFESIRLKIIDAAKQRSSPVKVALLLYGDFAKRSARADFATDVFASGGIRTERISEDESLPKFESYDGIVFCSNDESYLQMVEKFITLIPESVPVIIAGKQANAQELVSKGISDFIYFGMNVPEFLHKFAEKYILK; this is encoded by the coding sequence ATGTCACATTCCACCTTGAATGAATACCCGTTTTTTCCTCAAATCAACAAAAATGACTTTTACGATTTAGTTGCTAAAGAATTGAAACGAGCCTCTGGAAATGATGCCCTCAAAACCCTTTTATGGGAAACAGAACAGTCCATTTCCTTTGAACCTTACTTTAATTCGAGCAATAAACTTTCACCTGAATTTCAAACTCTCCTTAAGGCAACTTCTTTTCCAAGTCAATGGAATTCAGTTCTGATTATTGATTTATTGCGAACGACAGATGAACATCTTTCACACATTGTATCGACTGCAAAAGACTTGGGATGTTCAGAAATCATTCTTAAGCATTTCTCAGACCAAAGACCTAATGTTAGCAAGACCCTAAACCCAAATTTTCTTTATGGCAATGAATTAAAGGTAAGTCATCTCTTTTCACCAATTCAGTTGCAAGGTTTTTCACTAGAACCATCTCCGATCTTCAATATTAAGACTCATCACTTTTATCCTTTCATCACCCTTGAAAGTGATGTCAAATCTTGCTTTGAACTTCAAAACGCTCATGTAATCAATCCTTGGATTTCTTCAATGGAACTGGTTAAAATGGGTGCTTCTGTGAGTGATGAACTTGCTTCGATTTTATTTTTGTGTAAAGAAGTTTTCACTCACCTGATCGAAAATCCATTGCGTTCGACTATCCAAAACTTTTCCCCTCGATTTGAAGTGTTCGCATCCGGCAGTTTGTATCTTGATATTCTTAAACTTCGCGCGCTTCGGATTCTTTTGACTTTACTCAACCAATCGATTCAATCTCAAAGTCAAGAAAAACCAAATACTTTTCATATTCATTTTTCGATTCCGGAGCATTTGGTTTCAATTTTCGATGCTCATAATAATGTGCTTAGATCCACGGTTGCATGTTTTGCCGGAATTCTCGGCGGTGCCGATACCATTTTTCTTCCTTCATACGACACAAAACTCTCCAATAAAACTGAATCTTCATTGAGATTATCTCTTCTTATTCATCAGCTTTTAAGGCATGAATCACTTCTCGGTCTTGTTAATGATGCCGCAAGAGGCTCTTACTTTTTCGATACAGCGACAGAACAGTTCGCAGAAGTAACTTGGAAAAAGTTTTTACTGATTGAAGCAGAAGGTGGTCTTTCAAGAAGTCTTTTGGAAGGATCGTTTGGCAATGATCTACGAGAATACGCTAAAAAGAGAAATGTACAGTTTCAACAAAGAAAACGTGCACTTGTTGGGATTTCAAAGTATGCCGACTCACATGAAGATCCAACACCCCGTGAAGATTTAATGAAATCAAACAAAGAAGATTTCAATCCCTCATTCGAATTTGAATCTATTCGCCTAAAGATAATTGATGCAGCAAAGCAGCGCTCCTCGCCGGTAAAAGTTGCGTTACTGCTTTATGGTGATTTTGCGAAAAGATCTGCACGTGCCGATTTCGCTACTGATGTATTCGCTTCCGGAGGAATAAGAACGGAAAGAATAAGTGAAGACGAGTCTCTCCCCAAATTTGAAAGCTATGACGGCATTGTCTTTTGCAGTAATGATGAGTCTTATCTTCAAATGGTTGAAAAATTTATCACATTGATTCCAGAGTCGGTTCCAGTCATAATAGCCGGAAAACAAGCTAATGCGCAGGAGCTTGTCTCAAAAGGAATCTCTGACTTTATTTATTTTGGGATGAATGTTCCGGAGTTCCTTCACAAGTTCGCTGAAAAATATATTCTAAAATGA